In the Variovorax sp. S12S4 genome, one interval contains:
- a CDS encoding flagellar basal body rod protein FlgF, which produces MDRMLYVAMSGAKQAMEQQASVANNMANASTPGFRAQINSFRAVPVTDGGPEASTRSYVVATTPGADFSHGPLTETGRALDVAVHGDGWLVVQTPDGGEAYTRVGNLQVNAEGQLTTMGGRAVLGDAGALVVPPGSAVSIAANGLVTARGAGDPAIGIAEVGRLKLVNPPTVDLVRGADGLFRMREGLPPAEADAAVTVTTGAVEGSNVNGVEAMVAMIANARSFEMQMKSMRTADDNAQSANKLLAYG; this is translated from the coding sequence ATGGACCGCATGCTGTATGTCGCGATGAGCGGCGCCAAGCAGGCGATGGAGCAGCAAGCCTCCGTCGCCAACAACATGGCGAACGCCTCCACGCCCGGATTCCGCGCGCAGATCAACAGCTTTCGCGCAGTGCCCGTGACCGACGGCGGCCCGGAAGCGTCGACGCGCTCCTACGTGGTGGCCACCACGCCGGGTGCCGACTTCAGCCATGGTCCGCTGACCGAAACCGGCCGCGCACTCGATGTGGCGGTGCACGGCGACGGCTGGCTCGTGGTGCAGACGCCTGACGGCGGCGAAGCCTACACCCGCGTGGGCAACCTGCAGGTGAACGCCGAAGGCCAGCTCACCACCATGGGCGGGCGCGCAGTGCTCGGCGATGCCGGCGCACTCGTGGTGCCGCCCGGCTCCGCCGTATCCATTGCCGCCAACGGCCTGGTTACGGCGCGCGGCGCCGGCGATCCGGCCATCGGCATTGCCGAAGTGGGCCGGCTGAAGCTGGTCAACCCGCCTACGGTCGATCTGGTGCGCGGCGCCGACGGCCTGTTTCGCATGCGCGAGGGCCTGCCGCCCGCCGAAGCCGATGCCGCCGTCACGGTGACCACCGGTGCCGTCGAAGGCAGCAACGTCAACGGCGTCGAGGCCATGGTGGCCATGATCGCCAACGCCCGCAGCTTCGAAATGCAGATGAAGTCGATGCGCACCGCGGACGACAACGCGCAGTCGGCCAACAAGCTGCTGGCGTACGGCTGA
- a CDS encoding flagellar hook assembly protein FlgD: MAISDTSSISGLNAATAASSAGNTSEVDSEQRFLKLLVTQLNNQDPLNPMENAELTSQLAQMSTVSGIERLNTALNGLVNQTGANQVLQAASLIGYNVLSPGNTIGTTEPKAGEEPAAVPFAVQLPGTAGEVEVKIVNAAGHTVRTMSLGSMTEGVNAVSWDGKADDGTVAAPGSYTFTVSASNNGTDVKATSLVFSQVAAVKQGADGITLELMSGNSIGLADVRMFL; the protein is encoded by the coding sequence ATGGCCATTTCCGACACTTCCTCCATCTCCGGGCTCAACGCAGCCACCGCCGCATCCAGCGCGGGCAATACCTCCGAGGTGGACAGCGAACAGCGCTTCCTGAAGCTGCTGGTGACGCAGCTCAACAACCAGGACCCGCTCAACCCGATGGAGAACGCGGAGCTCACCTCCCAGCTCGCGCAGATGAGCACCGTGAGCGGCATCGAGCGGCTCAACACGGCGCTGAACGGCCTGGTCAACCAGACCGGTGCCAACCAGGTGCTGCAGGCGGCGTCTCTCATCGGCTACAACGTGCTGTCGCCCGGCAACACCATCGGCACCACCGAACCGAAGGCCGGCGAAGAGCCGGCGGCCGTGCCCTTTGCGGTGCAGCTGCCCGGCACGGCCGGCGAGGTCGAAGTGAAGATCGTCAATGCCGCCGGCCACACGGTGCGCACCATGTCGCTCGGCTCGATGACCGAAGGAGTCAACGCCGTGAGCTGGGACGGCAAGGCCGACGACGGCACCGTGGCAGCGCCCGGTTCGTACACCTTCACGGTTTCGGCCAGCAACAACGGCACCGACGTGAAAGCCACCTCGCTGGTCTTCTCGCAAGTGGCGGCAGTCAAGCAAGGCGCCGACGGCATCACCCTCGAGCTGATGTCGGGCAACAGCATCGGCCTGGCCGATGTGCGCATGTTCCTCTGA
- a CDS encoding chemotaxis protein CheW: MEVVTFTLGQEEYGIDIQKVQELRGYDAVTRIANAPEYIKGVVNLRGIIVPIIDMRIKFQLGAPTYDQFTVVIVLNIGGRVVGMVVDSVSDVITLSAEQIKPAPEMGAVLDTDYLIGLGTLDERMLILVDIDKLMSSDEMGLIEKVI; this comes from the coding sequence CTGGAGGTCGTGACCTTCACGCTGGGCCAGGAAGAGTACGGAATCGACATCCAGAAGGTGCAGGAGCTGCGCGGCTACGACGCGGTGACGCGCATTGCCAATGCGCCCGAATACATCAAGGGCGTGGTGAACCTGCGCGGAATCATCGTGCCGATCATCGACATGCGCATCAAGTTCCAGCTGGGCGCGCCGACGTACGACCAGTTCACGGTGGTGATCGTGCTGAACATCGGCGGCCGTGTGGTGGGCATGGTGGTGGACAGCGTGTCGGACGTGATCACGCTGAGCGCAGAGCAGATCAAGCCCGCGCCGGAGATGGGTGCCGTGCTGGACACGGACTACCTGATCGGGCTGGGCACGCTGGACGAGCGGATGCTGATCCTGGTGGACATCGACAAGCTGATGTCCAGCGACGAGATGGGCCTGATCGAAAAAGTCATCTGA
- the flgM gene encoding flagellar biosynthesis anti-sigma factor FlgM: MKIDPSAPSATLLTRTSKGASSSPASGTEAVQGGKDVVQLSSGQVHSLPDAPNADFDAARVAAIREDIRAGRYEIHPERIARGLLSSVRELLHENGKL, from the coding sequence TTGAAAATCGATCCATCCGCCCCTTCGGCCACCCTGCTCACCCGAACCAGCAAGGGCGCATCGTCATCGCCAGCCAGCGGCACCGAGGCCGTCCAGGGCGGCAAGGACGTGGTGCAGCTCTCGTCGGGCCAGGTGCATTCGCTGCCCGACGCGCCCAACGCCGACTTCGACGCTGCGCGCGTGGCGGCCATCCGCGAGGACATCCGGGCCGGGCGCTATGAAATTCATCCCGAGCGGATCGCCCGCGGCCTGCTGAGCAGCGTGCGCGAACTGCTGCACGAAAACGGAAAGCTGTGA
- a CDS encoding flagella synthesis protein FlgN, which yields MLVHLLAEKSCVEEFLALLDQEADAMKNGRFAELPQLTERKTGLLDRMAALDQARESAQVARGFEPGRTGADAAAAADGEASIAAWTALVELAEQARADNRRNGSMVYSQLDFTQNALHYLQASAQPFYGPDGIRKSASGTGTRLAVG from the coding sequence ATGCTGGTTCACCTGCTGGCGGAGAAGTCCTGCGTGGAGGAATTCCTGGCCCTGCTCGACCAGGAAGCGGACGCTATGAAGAACGGCCGCTTCGCGGAGCTGCCCCAGCTGACCGAACGCAAGACAGGCCTGCTCGACCGCATGGCGGCACTCGACCAGGCCCGCGAGTCGGCCCAGGTCGCGCGCGGATTCGAACCCGGCCGCACGGGCGCCGATGCGGCCGCGGCTGCCGACGGCGAAGCGTCGATCGCCGCGTGGACGGCACTGGTCGAGCTTGCGGAGCAAGCCAGGGCGGACAACCGCCGCAACGGTTCGATGGTGTACAGCCAGCTGGATTTCACGCAGAACGCACTGCACTACCTGCAGGCCAGCGCCCAGCCTTTCTACGGGCCGGACGGCATCCGCAAATCCGCAAGCGGCACGGGAACCCGGCTGGCGGTCGGCTAG
- the flgE gene encoding flagellar hook protein FlgE, giving the protein MGFSQGISGLSAAAANLDVIGNNIANSNTVGFKSGAATFQDVYAGSRVGLGVAVSGIVQNFTQGSVQTSSRPLDIAILNGDGFFRLSSPSGEVMYSRNGQFTRDKDGFIVNAAGLRLTGYGVSATGGLDGGTPGPLQVQTTAMNPKATTAIEARFNLDMRGTVPTKTPFSPTDSDTFNYSNALGPIFDSLGSPHELGVFFVKTGANAWNVYGAADGAALNGGAPISTMTFDGNGNLLTPAGGSITLPTMNFGNGSVALNATVDLSGTTQFGNANEINALKQDGYTSGTLTSFSINPDGTITGKFSNEQTTLMGQVVLTSFANPNGLEPKGENVWAETLASGQPLTGTPGAGTKQGSLASGALEASNVDLTSELVNLIVAQRSYQANAQTVKTQDQVVQTLINIR; this is encoded by the coding sequence ATGGGCTTTTCCCAAGGTATCAGCGGCTTGTCCGCAGCCGCCGCCAACCTGGACGTCATCGGCAACAACATCGCCAACTCCAACACCGTCGGCTTCAAATCGGGCGCGGCAACGTTCCAGGACGTGTATGCGGGCTCGCGCGTCGGCCTCGGCGTTGCGGTGTCGGGCATCGTGCAGAACTTCACCCAGGGCTCGGTGCAAACCAGCAGCCGGCCGCTGGACATCGCCATCCTCAACGGCGACGGCTTCTTCCGGCTCAGCAGCCCGAGCGGCGAGGTGATGTATTCGCGCAATGGCCAGTTCACGCGCGACAAGGACGGCTTCATCGTCAATGCCGCCGGCCTGCGCCTCACCGGCTATGGCGTTTCCGCCACGGGCGGCCTCGACGGCGGCACGCCGGGCCCGCTGCAGGTTCAGACCACCGCCATGAACCCGAAGGCCACCACCGCCATCGAAGCCCGCTTCAACCTGGACATGCGCGGCACGGTGCCCACCAAGACGCCGTTCTCTCCCACCGATTCGGACACCTTCAACTATTCGAACGCGCTCGGACCGATCTTCGATTCGCTCGGCAGCCCGCATGAGCTCGGCGTCTTCTTCGTGAAAACCGGCGCCAATGCCTGGAACGTGTACGGCGCGGCCGACGGCGCCGCGCTCAACGGCGGCGCGCCGATCTCCACGATGACCTTCGACGGCAACGGCAACCTGCTCACGCCGGCGGGCGGCTCGATCACCCTGCCGACGATGAACTTCGGCAACGGCTCGGTGGCGCTCAATGCCACGGTGGACCTGTCGGGCACCACGCAGTTCGGCAACGCCAACGAAATCAACGCGCTCAAGCAGGACGGCTACACCTCCGGCACGCTGACCTCGTTCTCCATCAACCCCGACGGCACCATCACCGGCAAGTTCTCCAACGAACAGACCACGCTGATGGGGCAGGTCGTGCTGACCTCGTTCGCCAACCCCAACGGCCTGGAGCCCAAGGGCGAGAACGTCTGGGCCGAAACGCTGGCCTCGGGCCAGCCGCTCACCGGCACGCCGGGTGCGGGCACCAAGCAGGGTTCGCTTGCTTCGGGCGCGCTCGAGGCCTCCAACGTCGACCTGACCTCCGAGCTCGTCAACCTCATCGTCGCGCAGCGCAGCTACCAGGCCAACGCGCAGACGGTGAAGACGCAGGACCAGGTCGTCCAGACGCTGATCAACATCCGCTGA
- the flgG gene encoding flagellar basal-body rod protein FlgG gives MMRSLYIAKTGLDAQQTQLDVVSNNLANVGTTGFKRSRAVFEDLMYQNLRQVGGQTSDQTRLPSGLQVGTGVHVVATERIHSQGNLTKTDKPTDVAINGGGFFQVLMPDGTTSYTRDGSFQTDRDGQLVTASGFPVQPAITLPANATSLTVGRDGIVSITQAGSTNTVQVGQLQLATFLNPAGLQSKGENLYAETDASGAPNQVNPGIDGAGILSQGYVEASNVNVVEELVNMIATQRAYEINSKAVQTSDQMLQRLAQL, from the coding sequence ATGATGCGCTCGCTCTACATCGCCAAGACCGGTCTCGATGCACAACAGACCCAACTCGACGTGGTGTCGAACAACCTCGCCAACGTCGGCACCACGGGCTTCAAGCGAAGCCGTGCCGTGTTCGAGGACCTGATGTACCAGAACCTGCGCCAGGTCGGCGGCCAGACTTCGGACCAGACCCGCCTGCCTTCGGGCTTGCAGGTGGGCACCGGCGTGCATGTGGTCGCCACCGAGCGCATCCACTCGCAGGGCAACCTCACCAAGACCGACAAGCCCACGGACGTTGCCATCAACGGCGGCGGCTTCTTCCAGGTGCTGATGCCCGATGGCACCACCTCGTACACGCGCGACGGTTCCTTCCAGACCGACCGCGACGGCCAGCTGGTCACGGCCAGCGGCTTTCCGGTGCAGCCGGCCATCACGCTGCCTGCCAATGCCACCAGCCTCACGGTGGGCCGCGACGGCATCGTGTCGATCACGCAGGCCGGCTCCACCAACACGGTGCAGGTCGGCCAACTGCAGCTGGCCACGTTCCTGAACCCGGCCGGCCTGCAGAGCAAGGGCGAGAACCTCTATGCCGAAACCGACGCATCGGGCGCACCCAACCAGGTGAACCCCGGCATCGACGGCGCCGGCATCCTGAGCCAGGGCTATGTGGAGGCGTCGAACGTCAACGTGGTGGAAGAGCTCGTGAACATGATTGCCACCCAGCGCGCCTACGAGATCAACAGCAAGGCGGTCCAGACCTCGGACCAGATGCTGCAGCGCCTCGCCCAGTTATGA
- the flgB gene encoding flagellar basal body rod protein FlgB, which produces MIDKLDAALRFNREALNLRTQRQEVLAANIAHADTPNYKARDFDFASRLTQAVEQGRGGQSVQMAATSSRHIQGQASSMPDRDLLYRVPSQPSIDGNTVEMDAERINFADNALRYETNLTVVSAKIKSLLAAAQ; this is translated from the coding sequence ATGATCGACAAGCTGGACGCGGCACTGCGCTTCAACCGCGAAGCACTCAATCTTCGGACACAGCGCCAGGAAGTGCTGGCCGCCAACATCGCACACGCGGACACGCCCAACTACAAGGCGCGTGACTTCGACTTCGCCAGCCGCCTCACGCAGGCGGTAGAGCAGGGGCGCGGAGGGCAGTCGGTGCAGATGGCCGCTACCTCGTCGCGCCACATCCAGGGCCAGGCCTCCTCGATGCCCGACCGCGACCTGCTGTACCGCGTGCCGAGCCAGCCCAGCATCGACGGCAACACCGTCGAGATGGATGCCGAGCGCATCAACTTCGCCGACAACGCGCTGCGCTACGAGACCAACCTCACGGTCGTCAGCGCCAAGATCAAGTCGCTGCTCGCCGCGGCGCAATAA
- a CDS encoding Crp/Fnr family transcriptional regulator, whose protein sequence is MYLHPLIASVPQEERAAFVQRIELRSYRRNEVVLGADDWTDRVYCVATGLLRVVVQGSEDSGDVTTDFIRQDDLFLNAAPIEERYQPGAMLIAALPTSLYLVPTLELRALCERHPAVTMGLLEVVMKRTTVLRRQIRQISSASSERLISRILHELTVLAPGTGGGYDKRITQSVIASYSGLSRMQVNKTMRDLERRGLVRRDEHGVYVPPHFASSDFQELAPGEASPPSPPANPPGEVGPSFFSELFEAPKSGKPRKG, encoded by the coding sequence ATGTATTTGCATCCTCTTATTGCCAGCGTTCCCCAGGAAGAACGGGCAGCGTTTGTCCAGCGCATCGAACTTCGTTCCTACCGCCGAAACGAGGTCGTGCTGGGTGCGGATGACTGGACCGACCGTGTGTACTGCGTTGCCACCGGCCTGCTGCGGGTGGTGGTGCAAGGCAGCGAAGACAGCGGCGATGTCACCACCGACTTCATCCGCCAGGACGATCTCTTCCTGAATGCCGCCCCCATCGAGGAGCGCTACCAGCCCGGCGCCATGCTGATTGCGGCATTGCCCACCTCTCTCTACCTTGTGCCCACGCTGGAGCTGCGCGCCCTGTGCGAGCGGCACCCTGCCGTGACCATGGGGCTGCTCGAAGTGGTGATGAAGCGCACCACGGTGCTGCGCAGGCAGATCCGGCAGATTTCCTCGGCCTCGTCCGAGCGGCTTATCAGCCGCATCCTGCATGAGCTCACGGTGCTGGCCCCGGGCACCGGCGGCGGCTACGACAAGCGCATCACCCAGTCGGTCATCGCTTCTTATTCAGGGCTTTCCAGGATGCAGGTCAACAAGACCATGCGGGACCTGGAACGCCGCGGCCTGGTCAGGCGCGACGAGCACGGGGTCTACGTTCCGCCGCACTTCGCGTCGTCGGACTTCCAGGAGCTTGCGCCCGGCGAGGCGAGCCCTCCGAGCCCGCCCGCGAACCCGCCCGGCGAGGTGGGCCCATCGTTCTTTTCGGAATTGTTCGAGGCGCCCAAGTCGGGCAAACCCCGCAAGGGCTGA
- the flgA gene encoding flagellar basal body P-ring formation chaperone FlgA, which produces MEKPHSHKRLLKIVLPALAAGFAAATSVAAAPLEGDARAAVDKLLQAQTAGLPGKVGIRVEAPGSGPLPPCDALEAFLPRGAAAWGRVSVGLRCHSDQKPWTRFVLAHVAVEGRYFVALRNIETGKALAAGDFAARNGDLTALPRSVVTDAAELEGVVAANRIASGAPLRRELVRGVAVIQQGQTVKVVAEGPGYSVSTEARAMTSAGAGSTVRAKTLDGRLVSGVADEEGQIRLAQ; this is translated from the coding sequence ATGGAAAAACCCCACTCCCACAAGCGCCTCCTGAAGATCGTGCTGCCAGCCTTGGCGGCAGGATTTGCGGCGGCCACATCCGTTGCCGCGGCGCCACTTGAAGGCGACGCGCGCGCCGCCGTGGACAAGTTGCTGCAGGCGCAGACCGCCGGGTTGCCGGGCAAGGTCGGCATCCGCGTGGAGGCTCCGGGCTCCGGCCCGCTGCCGCCCTGCGATGCGCTCGAGGCTTTTCTGCCTCGCGGCGCGGCGGCCTGGGGCCGCGTGTCGGTCGGCCTGCGCTGCCATTCGGACCAGAAGCCATGGACCCGCTTCGTGCTGGCCCACGTCGCGGTCGAAGGGCGCTACTTCGTCGCGCTGCGGAACATCGAAACCGGAAAGGCCCTGGCCGCGGGCGACTTTGCCGCGCGCAACGGCGATCTCACCGCCCTGCCCCGCTCCGTCGTCACGGACGCCGCGGAGCTCGAAGGCGTGGTGGCGGCCAACCGCATTGCATCGGGGGCGCCGCTGCGGCGCGAACTGGTGCGCGGCGTGGCCGTGATCCAGCAGGGCCAGACGGTGAAGGTCGTTGCCGAGGGACCGGGCTACAGTGTCAGTACCGAAGCCCGGGCGATGACCAGCGCCGGGGCGGGCTCCACAGTGCGGGCCAAGACCCTGGACGGCCGCCTGGTCAGCGGCGTGGCCGACGAGGAAGGCCAGATCCGGCTGGCGCAGTAG
- a CDS encoding flagellar basal body P-ring protein FlgI — MKNICNTVRRIGLLALCAMALHSPAQAERLKELASIQGVRDNPLIGYGLMVGLDGTGDQTMQTPFTTQSLNNMLQQLGITIPQGVNMQLKNVAAVMVTATLPSFARPGQNIDVTVSSMGNAKSLRGGTLLMTPLKGVDGQVYAIAQGNMVVGGAGASANGSKAQINQLSSGRIPGGALVERGVEAPVGGEGTFSLELNRSDFGTVQRAVDAINRQFGPGTAQALDARVIHVQAPAPQERVGFLAQLESLEVTPTQAVARVVVNARTGSVVMNQAVRVNDCAVAHGNLSVVINTEPVVSQPNAFAGGQTVVGQTSQISINQGGGALQMVRGGASLADVIKGLNSLGANPQDLVSILQAMKSAGALRAELEII; from the coding sequence ATGAAAAACATCTGCAATACCGTGCGCCGTATCGGCCTGCTGGCGCTGTGCGCCATGGCCCTGCATTCACCTGCCCAAGCGGAACGGCTGAAAGAACTGGCAAGCATCCAGGGCGTGCGGGACAACCCGCTGATCGGCTACGGCCTGATGGTGGGGCTCGACGGTACCGGCGACCAGACCATGCAGACGCCGTTCACCACGCAAAGCCTGAACAACATGCTGCAGCAGCTCGGCATCACGATTCCGCAGGGCGTGAACATGCAGCTGAAGAACGTGGCGGCGGTGATGGTCACGGCCACGCTGCCTTCGTTCGCGCGCCCCGGCCAGAACATCGACGTGACGGTGTCGTCGATGGGCAATGCCAAGAGCCTGCGCGGCGGCACGCTGCTCATGACGCCGCTCAAGGGTGTCGACGGGCAGGTGTATGCCATTGCGCAGGGCAACATGGTGGTCGGCGGCGCGGGCGCATCGGCCAACGGCAGCAAGGCCCAGATCAACCAACTCAGCTCGGGCCGCATTCCGGGCGGCGCGCTGGTCGAGCGCGGCGTCGAGGCGCCGGTGGGCGGCGAAGGCACGTTCTCGCTCGAACTCAACCGGTCCGATTTCGGTACGGTGCAGCGCGCGGTCGATGCCATCAACCGGCAGTTCGGTCCCGGCACCGCGCAGGCACTCGATGCCCGCGTCATCCATGTGCAGGCCCCCGCGCCGCAGGAGCGCGTCGGCTTCCTCGCGCAGCTCGAAAGCCTGGAGGTCACGCCCACTCAGGCTGTGGCGCGCGTGGTGGTCAACGCACGCACCGGCTCCGTGGTCATGAACCAGGCGGTTCGCGTGAACGACTGCGCAGTGGCGCACGGCAACCTCTCGGTGGTCATCAACACCGAACCGGTGGTGAGCCAGCCCAACGCCTTCGCAGGCGGGCAGACCGTGGTCGGGCAAACCTCGCAGATCTCGATCAACCAGGGCGGCGGTGCATTGCAGATGGTGCGCGGCGGCGCCTCGCTGGCCGACGTGATCAAGGGCCTGAACAGCCTGGGCGCGAATCCGCAAGACCTGGTGTCCATCCTGCAGGCCATGAAATCCGCCGGCGCGCTGCGCGCCGAGCTCGAGATCATCTGA
- a CDS encoding flagellar basal body L-ring protein FlgH encodes MTRLNLRLALSVAAVLASGCAQVPREPLVHQPMTARAENMASAPRRANGAIFQEGPGGSALFEDRRPRNVGDILTIVISERVNASKNSGATASRTGSLAADFAGGIPKLLGSLLDGQDAKLSGGNKLDAKGGANANNTFNGVITVTVVDVMRNGNLLVSGEKQMGINQGTEYIRFSGVVNPRTVSGNNTVPSTLVADARIEYTAKGYIDEAQHMGWMQRIFLNVMPF; translated from the coding sequence ATGACCCGCCTCAACCTGCGCCTGGCGCTGTCGGTTGCCGCCGTGCTGGCCTCGGGCTGCGCGCAGGTTCCGCGGGAGCCGCTGGTGCACCAGCCGATGACGGCGCGGGCCGAGAACATGGCTTCTGCGCCGCGGCGCGCGAACGGCGCGATCTTCCAGGAGGGCCCCGGCGGCAGCGCGCTGTTCGAAGACCGCAGGCCGCGCAACGTGGGCGACATCCTGACCATCGTCATCAGCGAACGGGTCAACGCCAGCAAGAACTCCGGCGCAACCGCGAGCCGCACCGGCAGCCTGGCCGCCGACTTTGCCGGCGGCATTCCCAAGCTGCTGGGTTCGCTGCTCGACGGGCAGGACGCCAAGCTGTCCGGCGGCAACAAGCTCGATGCCAAGGGCGGCGCCAACGCCAACAACACCTTCAACGGCGTGATCACGGTCACCGTGGTGGACGTGATGCGCAACGGCAACTTGCTGGTCAGCGGCGAGAAGCAGATGGGCATCAACCAGGGCACCGAATACATCCGGTTCTCGGGCGTGGTGAATCCGCGCACGGTCTCGGGCAACAACACCGTGCCGTCCACCCTGGTGGCCGACGCACGCATCGAATACACGGCCAAGGGCTACATCGACGAAGCGCAGCACATGGGTTGGATGCAGCGCATCTTCCTCAACGTGATGCCGTTCTAG
- the flgJ gene encoding flagellar assembly peptidoglycan hydrolase FlgJ yields the protein MAITESRSGALDQRLALDVQSVDALRHTVRTSPEEGLKQVSRQFEALFMNMVLKSMREATPSSGLLENRDEKVYLSMLDQQLAQNLSGRGVGLAEAMLAQLSRASASGGESEGGMEAMPLAPRAGGFALTPQSGIPVGSAPSSPVPARAPAASVDLSIYQRNSERPATATATAAVASLQGNVDSFVQRMGGSAQVASAASGVPAPLILAQAALESGWGKREIRADDGTQSFNLFGIKADRSWKGPVVETTTTEYVDGEPQRMRAKFRAYASYDEAFTDYAKFITRNPRYANVLAADTPAEAAHGLQKAGYATDPQYGQKLVRIMQKFS from the coding sequence ATGGCAATCACGGAAAGCAGAAGCGGCGCGCTGGACCAGCGCCTTGCACTCGACGTACAGAGCGTCGATGCATTGCGCCACACCGTTCGCACCTCGCCTGAAGAAGGCCTGAAGCAGGTGTCGCGGCAGTTCGAGGCGCTGTTCATGAACATGGTGCTCAAGAGCATGCGCGAGGCCACGCCTTCGAGCGGCCTGCTCGAGAACCGCGACGAGAAGGTCTACCTCTCGATGCTCGACCAGCAGCTGGCGCAGAACCTCTCGGGCCGCGGCGTCGGCCTGGCCGAAGCCATGCTCGCGCAACTCAGCCGCGCCTCCGCGTCGGGCGGTGAATCGGAAGGCGGCATGGAGGCCATGCCTCTCGCGCCTCGCGCCGGTGGTTTTGCGCTCACGCCGCAGTCGGGCATTCCCGTTGGCTCGGCGCCGTCTTCACCGGTGCCGGCACGGGCGCCGGCCGCATCGGTCGACCTGAGCATCTACCAGCGCAACAGCGAGCGTCCGGCCACGGCCACGGCCACGGCCGCCGTCGCATCGCTGCAAGGCAATGTCGACAGTTTCGTGCAGCGCATGGGCGGCTCCGCGCAGGTGGCCAGCGCCGCCAGCGGCGTGCCCGCGCCGCTCATCCTTGCGCAGGCCGCGCTGGAGTCGGGCTGGGGCAAGCGGGAGATCCGCGCCGACGACGGCACGCAGAGCTTCAACCTGTTCGGCATCAAGGCCGACCGCAGCTGGAAGGGCCCGGTGGTGGAAACCACCACCACCGAATACGTGGACGGCGAACCGCAGCGCATGCGCGCCAAGTTCAGGGCCTACGCCTCGTACGACGAAGCCTTTACCGACTACGCCAAGTTCATCACGCGCAATCCGCGCTACGCCAACGTGCTGGCGGCCGACACGCCGGCAGAAGCCGCGCACGGCCTGCAGAAGGCCGGCTACGCAACCGATCCCCAGTACGGGCAGAAGCTCGTTCGCATCATGCAGAAGTTCAGCTGA